The Pseudoliparis swirei isolate HS2019 ecotype Mariana Trench chromosome 17, NWPU_hadal_v1, whole genome shotgun sequence sequence tcatactcaacatggagaacacacacattcatactcaacatggagaacacacacactcatactcaacatggagaacacacacactcatactcaacatggagaacacacactcatactcaacatggagaacacacacactcatactcaacatggagaacacacacattcatactcaacatggagaacacacattcatactcaacatggagaacacacacattcatactcaacatggaggacacacacactcatactcaacatggagaacacacacactcatactcaacatggagaacacacacattcatactcaacatggagaacacacactcatactcaacatggagaacacacacactcatactcaacatggagaacacacacattcatactcaacatggaggacacacacacactcatactcaacatggaggacacacacactcatactcaacatggagaacacacacactcatactcaacatggagaacacacacattcatactcaacatggagaacacacacactcatactcaacatggagaacacacacattcatactcaacatggaggacacacacattcatactcaacatggagaacacacacactcatactcaacatggagaacacacattcatactcaacatggaggacacacacagtcatactcaacatggagaacacacacactcatactcaacatggagaacacacacactcatactcaacatggaggacacacactcatactcaacatggagaagacacactcatactcaacatggagaacacacactcatactcaacatggagaacacacactcatactcaacatggagaacacacacactcatactcaacatggagaacacacacactcatactcaacatggagaacacacacattcatactcaacatggagaacacacattcatactcaacatggagaacacacacactcatactcaacatggagaacacacacactcatactcaacatggagaacacacacattcatactcaacatggaggacacacacagtcatactcaacatggaggacacacacactcatactcaacatggagaacacacacattcatactcaacatggagaacacacacattcatactcaacatggagaacacacacactcatactcaacatggagaacacacacattcatactcaacatggagaacacacacactcatactcaacatggaggacacacacactcatactcaacatggaggacacacacactcacactcaacatggagaacacacacattcatactcaacatggagaacacacacactcatactcaacatggtAACTGATGCTCAAAAGGAAACAGGTTCTCAATCTGTCACAGTGACCCTGCTGTGATCACTCCTCTTCGTCACGCTGAACATTAAGagatctcttcctcctccgtcctACTCTCCATCTACACATCCTCTGTAGAGAGAATAGACTGCACGGCTCTTTATGGACGGCCTCCAGGAAATAGCCACAGCCCTGCAAGCTGAGTTTGACACCGACACACCATCATCCCGCCGACTCGGCTTTTTATACATCACACAACTAACAGCCGGCAGTTTGAACGACATCTTTACGGTGTcgatataaacatataaaatgCTCTTAGGATTTGGACTGTGTACACAACGTTGTCCTGGTGGTTCAACCGGTTTCAAACCGGTTTAATCTGGTAACCCGAACGACACTGATGTTGGGGAAAAATCCAATGTGAAATAGTTCAATCTCACTTGAGTATTTATTATAGTGGGGTATTTGTACTTTTACCTTTTAAGTAAAGGAGTACTTtcatctctttgtgtgtgtgtgtgtgtgtgtgtgtgtgtgtgtgtgtgttgctttaatCTCCCTTCATCTGACATTGAGGACTGCCTAGATACATCTGCTGTAACAGTTAAGACTCTATTTGaaacactatgtgtgtgtgtgtgtggggggggggggggtcatatgCTCAgtgtttatgagtgtgtgtgggggggaggtggttgtttgtgtgtatagtaAATATTTTTTCAGGAGCAATCATCTTGGCTTCATGTCAAGAGTCCCCAGCTGTCGGCACAACACTGGCCcctggcagggagagagagagagagagagagacctcggCCTTCGGTGTCTGTGTGGTGGTGAGGCAATACAGAAGGATGGAAGGaacattttaaactttaaataaagCAAGAAAGATACTTTATCTCACTCATCTCCATGACACATCTTTGCTTTATGGCCTCTCATCGTTGAAAAATATCAaaggttgaaaaaaataattcactATCCAAAATCCTTTTGAAGTTGTTATATATTTCAACATCATcctgaatacaaaaatataatattttccaGATATGAGACAGACAACACATGTCTGTGAGGTaattatgaacataaacaagGAGAAACAGCTCGGTCaaaaggtctgtgtgtgtatgagtgcatgcgtgtatgtgtgtgtgtgtgtatgtgtgtgtgtgcacctgagtCTATTTGAGCCGCATTACATCCTGTCCGtatatgtttcatgtttcagctGTTCCTTTGATCTTATCCATGCTGACGATGCACAAGGTTGCATGCGGGAATGCaggttttgtatgtgtgtgtgtgtgtgtgtgtacgttctgAACCTCCTGGTTCTTGTTTGGAATCggccacattaacaatgtatagagtgtatttctgattaatttaatgttatcttcatttaaataaacagtgctttactttgaaaaataagtacatttcaacgttttctttttctatgtgaccccaaactttcgaacggtagtgtatattttgtatacttTGGAATAATCAGCTTGTTACACGACAAGAAGCCCATGAGACAACCTGGACTGTGTGTAACGAACCAAACTGGTCTCCATGGCGACCGTGTTGTGAATGAAGACTATTGCAGCAGCAGACATCTGGCCTTACATTTTATCGTTATGAGTGCACAATGAAACGTGTTCTACACATTATCACCGTGACCAGCTGACCCCAGAGCTGTGTGGCCGGTGCCGagtcagagaaggagagaacgTCTCTCATCATCAGACTAATCAGAGTCACTGAACGAGATGACCACGAGCAGACATCTACACTATCACATGCACACTCCCTGaagctcctgctgcttgttttgACAGATTAGACCactcttactgtgtgtgtgtgtgtgtgtgtgttggagcatgtgtgtgtttgccctaATTtttgaatagtgtgtgtgtgtgtgtgtgtgcgtgcgtgcgtgcgtgtgtgtgtgtgtgtgtgtgtgtgtgtgtgtgtgtgtgtgtgtgtgtgtgtgtggagattaGAGTGTGTTCTGTGGTATTAAAGAGCTTAAAGAGGGACGGGATGGTCTGGTCACCGGGTATTTTCCTAGATGGTCTgcgcacactcacaaacacacacgcgcgcacacacacctggagctCTGTTTTTTTAGAAAGTCACAAAGGCTACAGAAGTCTTATGGACCAAACTGTGAAGCAGTTTGATTTATTCTTGTAACGTATAAAATAAGTGAAACGGTATTTTGCTTGTTCTATAATGAAATACTGGTTTATGTGAAAGATCATGAAGActttgtgtgcgtgagtgtatacgcgtgtgcacgtgcctgtgagtgtgcgtgtgtctcggTCGGCGCTGCTGAATTCAGTGAGGTCTGACTGACATCTAGTGGACACTTCTAgtattgaatatatttataatggttttatattcatattttgtcCCTTAAAACATCTCACTCACTTAACTTCATCACTGAGATCTGTGGGTTATTCGACTAGACATCTTTAACCTTTCATGGTCCAGCAGCCTAAAACTCCTTCTATGACACTGATACATGATAAAGTAACAGTTTGCTTATAATATTCAACATATCAACTCATTAGGTGATGATATGTCAGTGTCGTGTATACGAAATGAGCAGAATTGAAGTGTGTTGTAACCTTGGGCCCAAAGCAGACTCCACTGCATCCATCTCAGGCTGATTCCCAACCAGGTCAAAACCGTTAAAACCTAACGAACCACATCTGGGTCAGAACCGGCTCATGTCGTATGTTGTTTGTAGTTGTTGTAGTTTTAATGGACTACAGATACCATCTGCACCGATTGGGAGATTTTCCTTTAACAAGTCAGGAGGAAGACATGACCATGttagtgcagagagagagagagagagtgtgtgtgtgtgtgtgtccactccgTTCTCTAACAAActgttcttctcctcttctgttcGTGGAGCCCTTTGAGTTTTCCTCTCCGCATGTCTGAAGGTAGACCAGCAGGAACCGGACTGGTCTCGGTGGACTTTGAGATCTCCGGTCACGTTCAGGGTCCGTGTGTTTaactctcttccctcctcttctcctccttctcttttctgCCCCGCTCTCTGAGCCGAGGCTGTAAACTGATCTGCCGAAGCTTAATTTAGGACCGAGCACAactctgctgctgttgttgttgttgttattatttaagcgtctttgagtactatgaaaagcgctatagaaatgttatgtgttattattattagtttacTAGAATATCTAGTGAGCTGTTTGTGTTGGTCAGTGGAAATAGGAAAAGTTTCAATGTTTATCAGAAAGTTACACATGAACtgatatattcattttgaaaaaatggCTGTCATTTTTAACCTGCTATATTAAAGAcatgctctctctttctctctctctcttctatcttttattttgacaggaGTCTGTTTCAGAATGGTGAGTTTCTCTGTTTTCTCCCATCACCACCTGCTTAAGGCCTTAATGCTGCAGCCAGTCTGCCTAAACACTGCAGTCCGTCTGCCTTAATGCTGCAGGCCGTCTGCCTAAACACTGCAGTCCGTCTGCCTTAATGCTGCAGCCCGTCTGCCTAAACACTGCAGTCCGTCTGCcttaatgctgcagctcgtctgCCTTGATGCTGCACGCCGTCTGCCTAAACACTGCAGTCCGTCTGCcttaatgctgcagctcgtctgCCTTAATGCTGCAGCCTGTCTGCCTTAATGCTGCTTAGACTTCAGATTCTGACACATCAGTTCAACACTCAACTGGGTGTCTCTGCATTTTCATGCTCCGAGTTTCTTGCTCTAAATTGCCAAATCTGCAGCATGAGCTGAATTCACTCACTCAGAGGAGAAACCCCCGACGCAGAATAGACTAGTGTGGATTAGTGCTACTTCTTGTTGGATGTTTGACTACTTTGTGGTGCAGGTTCAGTGACTTTCGTTGTTGTCATTAAGTATGAACAAcacaacccccccacacacacacctgcctgcTTGCAGTACACAGAGAAGAAGGGTCTGCAGCTCGGTCTGGTCGGCTGGGTGAGGAACACCTACCACGGGACGGTGGAGGGGCAGGTCCAGGGTCCTGCGACCATGGTGGAGGACATGTGAGTACAACGTTGTGATGCAACAcaatggcaatatatatatgtatgtatatattgtggcaacccgggggacttggaggtgagattctgaataaaatcaggagactcagagacatagcgcaaaataaagtgtcttttaataaaacgtatAGGAAAAGGGGGGAATGGGCATCTAACGGCAACAAAGGAATCTTCCCGGTCAGGGTCTTTGGCCTTTGGTCTCACACCTGTGTGAGACGGTTCCGATCTCCTGtatgggcagaggagagaggtgagagggtccaGTTACCTCCGGTCTGTGGCGGCTCCTCTCCTGCGGCGCCTCTCCTGCggttccaccgttccttcttctctcctgatgccttccagtggagggtagatgtactctgtgtctctcatcagctgatgggctgcaggtgtgaccactcccatgtgccaattggctgtagcacctgcactgggaagtacgccccgtggatcacttcccccaacctgagctttgggatccgcctcctgtgccctgtctgctctgcttttccccctggtctgccacaatatatatattctgggaCTATTTGAATTGCAGCAcagtaaacaataaacataataGAACAATAACTAAAAGACAGAACTACAGACAACAAACAAAAGTCCATGACCATGATCTATCAATAAATATTCTTCCCCCCAAGGCAAAGTTCTAACTTTCCAAAAACAGCTTTTCATCATTTTTGTTTCTATGTAActtaattgttttgtttatatatagaattattgttattttctctggcattattactttttttgtttatttagtggagatgttttgtgttttaagattgtttaatttgtttatttgtgctctattatttttatatatatatatatacactttttgtttctttctttcttgaaaTGTTTGTTAACTtccatgtttttgtgtctgaGGACCGTCGTTAAAACGAGATGGTGTATCTCATTCAATTCAAATATCTGATTTCATCCTCTTCATGTATGATAAgccgccactaggtggcgctctTTGCCTTTACAACAGTCCCGTCTGCGCGGTGACGTCACACAGCTGAACCCTGTGCAGGCTTCTTTCCTGCTTCACTTTAAGTGTGTCGCGTTTTTTTCATTCATTACAACAGGAGACTTCTAGGCCTTGTAAAGATTATTTGAGGAAGGACATttgattatttatgtattttttctagggctgtcaatcgatttaaaaaaaattaactaattaatcgcacattttgaaattgcgattaattaatcgcgattaatcgcgcttaaaagtgttttccttctttttaaagacaaaacttcacacagagctgtgttttcaaagaggctcctacatatacagtgccagcgaggtatttaatatcatggatgataaattgtttcttcagtgaaacatcagattagtaaaaaaatatatatatattgagaccccattggtcctatcatctttaacattgaacagcagcagaaccagtggccttggtaactgactgacattcaaataggaggctgggggcattttatacattttacaaaataaattaaattcaccgtttaaagtattttgcatgtgacacatccccacgtgttatacatcaaacattccagaacaatctcagctctgaaattaggctcattgtcctcgcgccgtgttctctggttctctgactgacaggctgctaaatgagcctaacctgtgaggtgggaggtcctttgtgatttactgagtgttcattggttgttttttttaccgaaatgttgacagacaaacggattgacaaatcacggtgaaggtttcgtgtgacgagttctttccgcgccgcgtcacccgacacgtcgccctccgttcctctgtgtatcagagggggagacgggaggaaggaggagcaggaggaaacccgactgattcatccacgagttaaactgatttctgctccttattttcgcggagaaataattgttttaaaaacggaaacagtgtcaaaccgtactgccgcggtttaaaaaaataaaaaaataaaaaaagaagaagttgcgttaattgcgttaaaatattttagtgcgttaacgcggccaaattaatcgcatagattaacgcgttaacgctgacagccctaattttttcaCAATTTTTGGTCTTCCTTTTTTCCAATGTTGGATTGAATccgtgttttcttctttctggtTTTGATCTCAtctctttgtttttatatttagggGTATTTGGACAATGTTCAAGGGTAAACCCCGCTCACCTGGCACCAACAGGGAGCCAAAACCAACACTCCTTCGCTTCAGCTCGTTGGAGTGAAGCAAACAGCTGACATACTTTACCATGAAGAATAAcatctgtcttttcttttctttttctttttcacttaaACGTTGAAGTCGAAGAACACATCACCGTGACATGAAGCACAGCGTTAATTTCTGTATTAGaagttttaattgttttattatattttgaatCATAAGAGTTTGATAGAGTAATAGAAGGAAAACACAAACTGATTAACATTGGCTTTAACTTAAGATATAaaacactcccccccccacacacacacacactactattTCCCTCCACTCTGTCAGAGATCTTTTCCGTGTTAACGCGCTCAACTCTCACGTCTTTCCTGTCGACTCCACTTTCACCGCCGACCTCACTTCCTGCAGGGCCTgggagacaggaagcagctgttcCCCTGggcggaggaagggaggaagtgtACGAGAGGGAGTGGTGGAATAATAGTAGCCTACTATAgtggcagggctctcaagtctcacgcattgagcgtgagactcacgcatttcggtcttatctcacgcactcccgccacacatcgaattcctcacgctgaaaaaacctctcggctattaaatgcttgaatgcaggggtgctcaatacgccgatcgattgttccgctgcagagctccgacgccggtctgcaaCAACttttttcggctcgatgccggcgcgtgcaacggtcagctgtatcgggtgctgatggaaatctcactgcttgcctgtcttcaaaacttgagagccctgatagtGGAGACAGGACAGATGGAAttaggaaagagggaggggagatggTGTTGGGAGAAAATGAAGGAAGGAGATAAACATGGAGTGTACGAAATGGGAGGAAAGGAtggcgagagagagaatgagagtgaGAGTTGAAGGTTGGAGGTAAACAAGTGGGTGGgttccactttttttttctctgagaAAATGAAAACTCCCAGAGAGCCGAGCACCTTAACAACCTGAAGAAAGGAATCTGGAGGATGTAGGGAAAGAAAGCGGCGGATAAAAACacagaaagaacagaaaaaaataCTTAATTTGGAATTTGCTGGCGCGAAGCCAAGTCAACGTGTATAAAGAAATCTGTTCAGGATACAGACCCTCCAAACTAAAACTATTAAAAATGAGAAAACCCTCGGGAGGCTGAAAAGAGGAGGGACGGACAGGCGTGTAACAGATATGATCATTTGATTACGTTGGTTATCCTGAACACAATAAGATTACAGTTGAGGAAATGATGACAATTATACTCAGAAACAACATTAGAACTAGGAAAAAAACTCTTTGAGGAAGATTGTTTATACTCCCACATATTGGGGGAGGTGTTGGAACTTTTGGAGCCATTTTAAGCCGTTATATTTTAGTGGTCGCGGACGTTAGCCACGAtgtgagggagaaagagagagtagcACCCGTCAGTGTCTTCGCCGCCAAACCACGGGGATGCCCCAACGCCCGAAATGTCAACAATCTGGTTGACAGAATGATGCATTTTTGAGCTGTTGTGTTGTAAACTGTAGTCAGCTTGATTCTTGTTATGGAGAAcgctggaaaaaaagagaagaaaatccTTATGTTTCTTGTCAACAATTcactattttaaaatgttcagcgTGAGCCTCTGGGTCTGAAAAGGGAAGCCATTGCGAAAAAGTGTCTTCAAGTTGCATTCTTTCTCATTTCcagcagggggtgactcctctggttgcaaaaagaagtctggttgtatagaagtcagtgagaaaagaaaataactcTACTCCTCACTGGATTTTTTCCCTCAGGAAACATTgcaaaacatgagtttatggtctttaTCTCTAGTtctaagtcttcttcaatacagcatgatgttcatttagtatatTATGTTTCCATTAAGAGTCAAAcacaccataaagcaggggcTTTTTTTCGTCTCCACCTTCTCGGGTCACCTCTGGTTGtaagaaaacaagatggcgacagctAAAATACCAAACTGatccagggaggaggaggactgtaACTTGTGTAGAATAGTACGTAATTCTTTAAGAGGTACAGCGCTTGAAAACAGAGTTGAcgaacacaacaaaaacaagacgTCAGTCACGATAAACTGGCATCATCCTCTGCAATGTATAGCCAATGAGGGTCCTCACAAGTGTAGaagtacgagtgtgtgtgtgtggatcaaaGGGATCAGTGTGTTGTTTTAGAGAAAAATGGCAGCAGATTACAAACCATCAAACATTTAGCTCCCGGATGCTTAACACTaagagcggtgtgtgtgtgtgtgtgtgtgtgtgtgtgtgtgtgtgtgttcagtagaGTAGTGGGTCCGCTATAGATGGGGAAGTTTTTTACCAAAAGATAAAGTAGGACAGCTCAtctcccttctttctttctctctctctatctccattttcgctcccccccccccccccccctctctcttcctctctctggccGAGCTTGAGTCAGTACATCTACACAGACGTGACCCTGATCCCCCTGAAATCTCCTttaatctacacacacacacacacaccatcagaaGCATTACAATCATCAGCGGCCCATTTGGTCTCTCTGCTGCAGAACTCTCGATTCTCAGGGTTAAATATAGCTGcagcaatgtttttattttcccatcatgcatctggTTGTCCAAACAGTGGCTTGACCCCTCGGTGGCTGATTGTGGagctttttttttagaaatctTCTTATTTTTGTCGACATGTTTGTCCCCCGATGATGTCAGTCCATCCACCATCTTGTTCCTCTGCCTTTTACCCCCCACACTCAACAGATGTGTGCATACTCACTTCTAGCCTTTCATTCCTCCACAGGAAGGTGTGGTTGAGTAAAGAAGGAAGTCCAACCAGTCGCATCACCAAGGCCTCCTTCGCCAACCAGAGAACCGTCGACACGATGGAGCTCTCCGGCTTCAAGACCCGCTTCTGATCCACGAAATCAAACGTACCCCCAAAAGAAGCTGTGCACGAGTGGTTTGAGATGTCATGAGATGTCACGACTGTTGAACGCCATACTGGAAATATGTCTTGAAATGATTGACATGAGGCTTTAAATCAGGAGTGTCAAACTAATTTTCAATGTGGGCCCCATCAGCTTCAcgtatatgtataaaatactcccaaacatatttttaaataactttctttgcatttgactattgtttatttgagtgtagaaatattgtacataagaacatttctctaacattataacacaaatccattacatttgaaaccttcaaaataaaagcataggatatttttcttgaatttctttgaaaaaaaggtgatcatatgtctttcaaccCGTCGGAGGCCACATAAAATGCCggccgaattcggcccgccggccttgtgtttgacacttgTGCTTTAAATGATCGTGATGGAGGTCAGTGT is a genomic window containing:
- the LOC130206906 gene encoding acylphosphatase-2-like isoform X3, with the protein product MYEQHNPPTHTPACLQYTEKKGLQLGLVGWVRNTYHGTVEGQVQGPATMVEDMKVWLSKEGSPTSRITKASFANQRTVDTMELSGFKTRF
- the LOC130206906 gene encoding acylphosphatase-2-like isoform X1 produces the protein MSEGRPAGTGLVSVDFEISGHVQGVCFRMYEQHNPPTHTPACLQYTEKKGLQLGLVGWVRNTYHGTVEGQVQGPATMVEDMKVWLSKEGSPTSRITKASFANQRTVDTMELSGFKTRF
- the LOC130206906 gene encoding acylphosphatase-2-like isoform X4 gives rise to the protein MYTEKKGLQLGLVGWVRNTYHGTVEGQVQGPATMVEDMKVWLSKEGSPTSRITKASFANQRTVDTMELSGFKTRF
- the LOC130206906 gene encoding acylphosphatase-2-like isoform X2, with the protein product MSEGRPAGTGLVSVDFEISGHVQGVCFRMYTEKKGLQLGLVGWVRNTYHGTVEGQVQGPATMVEDMKVWLSKEGSPTSRITKASFANQRTVDTMELSGFKTRF